The following coding sequences are from one Thermogemmatispora onikobensis window:
- a CDS encoding MFS transporter gives MKPFAPSVSADLGAAKRRTSGYATYAFAIMFSINFLNYMDRYVFTGASTTIGQELGLGLDQLGYIASAFLIVYTLGTLPFGIWADRTRRKNVVALCVAIWSLATAFTALASNFIALFLSRMVLGVGEAGYYPAGTALLSDYYSRKKRARVMSRWGAGSLIGLMVGFILGGVIAGLGRGSWRLAFLISGIPGLVLALLAWRLREPRRNEADELEGEEGGQVDEPQELEEESLRAGYDLVLTHWRSVVNALIYLLGGFILGGVVTGMVLKDWKVALTFMTIGLVLVLVIALLAIGGLFLVLRWQASTAQAEETGANAGEEGSSSLTEAVVTESSPPVVAGQRLPFSWRQLWGDFTSLLRIRSLVVLTLVQVFAFYAQGASVSFLPIYLHQKDALGLTVAQAATLSGVVVVIAGIAGMIIGGYLADILNTFHPGARILVCGIGFLLCAPSFALAVTVHSTTAFMVFFFITAMLILLYNGPCTAAIQDTVPSALRASAVALALLLAHLLGDAFAPSLIGVLAQHFDPTNGGHFAHDVAGQDLRLALLMTCVPMLTLAGLVGIFGARWMKRDIAAAQRADALSQARGSGAAMV, from the coding sequence ATGAAACCATTTGCTCCCTCAGTCAGTGCCGACCTGGGAGCCGCGAAACGGCGCACCTCGGGCTATGCGACCTACGCTTTTGCGATCATGTTCTCCATTAATTTCCTCAACTACATGGATCGTTATGTTTTCACAGGAGCCTCTACGACCATTGGCCAAGAGCTGGGACTGGGCTTAGACCAGCTTGGCTACATTGCCTCAGCCTTTCTGATTGTCTACACGCTAGGGACGCTGCCTTTTGGCATCTGGGCAGATCGCACGCGGCGCAAGAATGTAGTGGCGCTCTGCGTGGCTATTTGGAGCCTGGCCACGGCCTTTACTGCCCTGGCCAGCAACTTTATTGCCCTCTTTCTGTCTCGCATGGTCTTGGGCGTCGGCGAGGCCGGTTACTATCCAGCGGGCACAGCTTTACTGAGCGACTACTATAGTCGTAAGAAGCGGGCCCGGGTCATGAGTCGCTGGGGAGCAGGCTCGCTGATTGGTCTGATGGTGGGTTTCATCCTCGGTGGCGTCATTGCAGGATTGGGGCGAGGGAGCTGGCGGCTCGCTTTTCTTATCTCAGGGATTCCAGGCCTCGTGCTCGCCCTGTTGGCCTGGCGCTTACGTGAGCCGCGACGCAATGAAGCTGATGAACTGGAGGGGGAAGAGGGGGGGCAGGTCGATGAGCCACAGGAGTTAGAGGAGGAGAGCCTCCGGGCCGGCTACGATCTTGTGCTTACGCATTGGAGGTCAGTGGTCAACGCGCTGATCTATCTCTTAGGAGGCTTCATCTTAGGTGGAGTAGTCACTGGCATGGTCCTCAAGGACTGGAAGGTAGCCTTGACCTTTATGACTATCGGGCTGGTGCTGGTCTTGGTCATTGCCCTGCTGGCCATCGGCGGCCTCTTTCTGGTGCTGCGCTGGCAAGCCAGCACTGCCCAGGCTGAAGAGACAGGGGCCAACGCCGGAGAAGAAGGAAGCTCTTCTCTTACAGAGGCAGTGGTCACTGAGTCCTCTCCGCCTGTGGTAGCAGGGCAGCGATTGCCCTTCTCCTGGCGACAGCTCTGGGGGGACTTCACTTCCCTGCTGCGCATTCGCAGCCTGGTTGTGTTGACACTTGTCCAGGTCTTTGCCTTCTACGCTCAGGGAGCGAGTGTCTCCTTTTTGCCGATCTATCTGCATCAGAAGGATGCTCTGGGGCTGACAGTGGCGCAGGCGGCGACGCTCTCAGGCGTGGTGGTAGTCATCGCGGGCATTGCGGGGATGATCATCGGTGGTTATCTGGCAGATATTCTGAATACCTTCCACCCGGGGGCGCGTATTCTTGTCTGCGGGATTGGCTTTTTGCTCTGCGCCCCAAGCTTCGCCCTGGCGGTAACCGTGCATAGTACCACCGCCTTTATGGTCTTTTTCTTTATTACGGCGATGCTCATCTTGCTTTATAATGGGCCCTGCACGGCGGCCATTCAGGATACTGTGCCCTCGGCCTTGCGCGCTTCGGCGGTTGCTCTGGCGCTGCTTCTGGCTCACTTGCTCGGCGACGCCTTTGCCCCATCGCTGATAGGGGTGCTGGCCCAGCATTTCGATCCGACAAACGGTGGTCATTTTGCGCACGATGTAGCTGGCCAGGATCTACGCCTGGCGCTGTTGATGACCTGTGTACCGATGTTGACGCTGGCCGGACTGGTTGGCATCTTCGGGGCTCGCTGGATGAAGCGCGATATTGCTGCCGCGCAGCGTGCCGACGCCCTTTCTCAGGCGCGCGGTTCAGGTGCTGCAATGGTCTGA
- a CDS encoding glycosyltransferase family 39 protein, whose amino-acid sequence MFERWYLCRQFLPCPGALCLLLLAMLAAVWFTWQVTVVPQPGDFDPGWGGARWITAADGSAPVAYFRYSLRLNSWPEEALLTVAARQTFTLAVNGVSLSNTSGQFTPRAFLYDLRRTLRIGVNVIAVRVANGDLQVPALRALLEIRNEAGTYRYGSGEAWRATAQSSLAHRRDAVTVNAWSLAGFDATDWHQARVLPEAAGTEPHLPFDPRPYEQPLPHLWLRADSPDSCFTRLFDLPEGVTTAWLRLGSPDRTSVYLNGKLLTTLSGGVQSLPFKQSPSSEGYLAGLPVALYDISPWLHTGHNTLAIHAVLQVPPVEGQGEHLFTKVAVLTDLVLEKSEGRSLWLEPSVAWRLANHQACGQLNAEQLLKRWPSAPLESPSAPLLLPYLTTVTVASPSLLSMPTRGWVALGGAIATVWLPWLGSGLWLAIGCSTVPRVIWRRLSLAVVPPLTLAALLIVLACVPALPHLWPYTWFWLWFLGAFLLLDYAVLAWAIWRAGRRLQAGQTAAEQRKESSLSEVEKEKCVEVGSQGRERLSGYLLGRHHPSWQSWRFWMAMLPLLAIAVLFSGYQLSYEPYWQDELSSYYAARGILTTGWPSFPSGFLYTKAELYSYLLAGWSLLFGDRPEITRAISVGEYLLCLPLLYLAGCYFFSRRVAWLATAMLACSPLAWVWSRQMRMYQQAQLLTLLTLLLFYSCLQRQARSRLIYGVALSLLATYLSHEETFIILPALLLCALCCRDRARLSLAALCCSPSWQRAGLLAGIGIGIQLLLAHGSHPPLLGTDASQRPLVQFTLNNVIFYTEMLLSPDANGRMPWLFLNSVSMILGCLQAIRRKEPRACYCLLFLLASWLTLIYGFTLQADRYLYPLLPCYYLLSAYGASELIQAVGRFTMTLKEASPLPPDQSWKRVTTVQRLFLIGSSGLLCALLLIAPLKAMSASNLFLSRLLGLPYHRHYADYDLVGAYLRQHLRRGDVVIAVAPANCVRYYVGQVDYFFSIDRALYLMEQRGHIIETASAAEALLNQEDFAAVLAEHPRVWIVSDGGPYESAVKKRFLFPPDVHLVFEGYASALYLRGG is encoded by the coding sequence ATGTTTGAACGCTGGTACTTGTGCCGCCAGTTCCTTCCCTGCCCTGGTGCTCTCTGCCTCCTGCTGCTGGCGATGTTGGCGGCGGTCTGGTTTACCTGGCAGGTTACGGTGGTTCCTCAGCCGGGGGATTTTGACCCCGGTTGGGGAGGAGCCCGCTGGATTACCGCAGCAGATGGGAGCGCACCGGTCGCCTACTTCCGTTACAGCCTGCGGCTCAATTCGTGGCCGGAGGAAGCGCTGCTGACGGTAGCGGCACGGCAGACTTTCACCCTGGCTGTCAATGGCGTGTCGCTGAGCAACACTAGCGGCCAATTCACCCCTCGTGCCTTTCTCTATGATCTACGCCGCACGTTGCGGATCGGCGTAAACGTCATTGCTGTGCGCGTAGCCAATGGAGACTTGCAGGTACCGGCTCTGAGGGCCTTACTAGAGATCAGGAATGAGGCAGGGACCTACCGCTATGGCTCGGGAGAGGCCTGGCGCGCCACTGCTCAAAGCAGTCTGGCCCATCGCCGTGATGCAGTGACGGTCAATGCCTGGAGCCTGGCCGGCTTCGACGCGACTGACTGGCACCAGGCGAGAGTGCTTCCAGAAGCAGCCGGCACTGAGCCACATCTCCCATTTGATCCCCGTCCCTATGAGCAGCCCTTGCCTCACCTCTGGCTAAGAGCGGACAGTCCTGACTCCTGCTTTACCCGGCTCTTTGATCTGCCCGAGGGAGTGACCACGGCCTGGCTCCGCCTGGGAAGCCCTGATCGGACGAGTGTTTATCTCAATGGGAAGTTGCTGACGACCCTGAGCGGAGGAGTCCAGTCTCTGCCTTTCAAGCAGTCTCCTTCTTCAGAAGGCTATCTGGCCGGGCTTCCGGTCGCGCTTTATGACATCTCGCCCTGGCTGCACACGGGACATAATACACTTGCCATCCATGCGGTTCTGCAAGTGCCGCCAGTCGAAGGGCAGGGGGAGCACCTCTTCACGAAGGTGGCAGTGCTGACCGATCTTGTTCTTGAGAAGAGCGAGGGTCGCTCGCTGTGGCTGGAGCCATCAGTGGCCTGGCGCCTGGCCAATCATCAGGCCTGTGGACAGTTGAATGCGGAACAACTATTGAAGCGCTGGCCGTCAGCCCCTCTCGAAAGTCCTTCGGCCCCCTTGCTCCTGCCATACCTGACCACTGTGACGGTCGCTTCGCCTTCTCTTCTCTCCATGCCCACCAGAGGCTGGGTCGCCCTTGGCGGAGCAATAGCCACTGTCTGGCTCCCCTGGCTTGGATCAGGTTTGTGGCTCGCGATTGGATGCTCTACAGTACCGCGAGTGATCTGGCGGCGGTTGAGTCTGGCCGTGGTCCCACCGCTCACTCTGGCAGCACTCTTGATAGTACTGGCCTGCGTTCCGGCTCTCCCACACCTCTGGCCGTATACCTGGTTCTGGCTCTGGTTTCTAGGCGCATTCCTCTTGCTTGACTACGCTGTGCTGGCCTGGGCAATCTGGAGAGCCGGTCGCCGATTGCAGGCCGGTCAGACAGCTGCCGAGCAGAGAAAAGAGAGCAGCCTCAGCGAGGTCGAGAAAGAGAAGTGCGTTGAGGTAGGCTCTCAAGGCCGGGAGCGTTTGTCTGGCTATCTGTTGGGGCGCCATCATCCCTCCTGGCAGTCCTGGCGCTTCTGGATGGCCATGCTCCCGCTCTTGGCCATAGCCGTCCTCTTCTCAGGCTATCAACTCTCTTATGAGCCTTATTGGCAAGATGAGCTTTCTAGCTACTATGCAGCGCGCGGCATTTTGACCACCGGCTGGCCAAGCTTCCCTTCGGGTTTTCTCTACACCAAGGCAGAACTCTATTCCTATCTATTGGCCGGCTGGAGCCTGCTCTTCGGAGACCGTCCAGAGATAACGCGCGCCATCAGCGTTGGAGAGTACCTTCTCTGCCTGCCCCTGCTCTACCTGGCAGGCTGCTACTTCTTCTCCCGCCGCGTAGCCTGGTTAGCTACGGCTATGCTGGCCTGCTCACCCCTGGCCTGGGTCTGGTCGCGTCAGATGCGCATGTACCAGCAAGCACAGCTTCTCACCCTGTTGACCTTGCTGCTCTTTTATAGCTGTCTACAACGCCAGGCGCGCTCTCGCCTCATCTATGGAGTGGCGCTCAGCCTGCTGGCAACCTACCTGAGCCATGAGGAGACCTTTATCATCCTGCCAGCCCTGTTGCTCTGCGCTCTCTGCTGCAGAGACCGGGCCCGGCTCAGCCTGGCAGCCCTTTGTTGCTCGCCCTCCTGGCAACGAGCTGGCCTGCTCGCTGGCATTGGTATCGGCATTCAGCTCCTGCTAGCTCATGGGAGCCATCCGCCTCTCCTCGGAACAGATGCCTCGCAGCGCCCTCTTGTCCAATTCACCTTGAATAATGTCATCTTCTATACGGAAATGCTACTTTCGCCCGATGCAAATGGACGAATGCCCTGGCTCTTCCTGAATTCGGTGAGCATGATACTTGGCTGCTTGCAAGCTATCCGTAGAAAGGAGCCACGCGCCTGCTACTGTCTCTTGTTTTTGCTAGCTTCCTGGCTGACGCTGATCTACGGCTTTACGCTTCAGGCGGACCGCTACCTCTATCCATTGCTCCCTTGCTATTACCTGCTGAGCGCCTATGGAGCGAGCGAGCTCATACAGGCTGTTGGAAGATTCACAATGACCTTGAAAGAGGCAAGCCCCTTACCGCCTGACCAGAGCTGGAAGCGCGTAACGACGGTACAGCGCCTGTTCTTGATAGGAAGCTCGGGTCTGCTGTGTGCCCTCCTCTTGATTGCGCCGTTGAAAGCGATGAGCGCCAGCAACCTGTTTCTGAGCCGGCTGCTGGGCCTGCCCTATCACCGTCATTACGCCGACTATGATCTCGTCGGAGCCTATCTACGGCAACATCTGCGCCGAGGGGACGTGGTAATTGCGGTAGCACCTGCCAACTGCGTGCGCTACTATGTGGGGCAGGTCGATTACTTTTTCTCCATCGACCGCGCCCTCTATCTCATGGAGCAGCGCGGGCATATCATAGAGACCGCCTCTGCGGCGGAGGCGCTCCTCAACCAAGAGGACTTCGCGGCGGTGCTGGCTGAGCACCCGCGGGTCTGGATAGTTTCAGATGGCGGGCCATATGAGTCTGCTGTCAAAAAGCGCTTTCTCTTTCCGCCCGATGTGCACCTGGTCTTTGAAGGGTATGCATCCGCTCTGTATCTGCGTGGCGGTTAG
- a CDS encoding acyl-CoA mutase large subunit family protein, which translates to MLDQESVDIGKEPRLVQGTLFDTAELERLAAEQRRWEETTLKQSLERMPEREHLMTTSSVPIKRVYTPLDVAHLDYMRDTGLPGEYPFTRGVQPTMYRAKPWTMRMFAGFGTAEDTNARFKYLLQQGQTGLSTAFDMPTLYGYDTDHPMAAGEFGKCGVAVSSLADMEILFKDLPLDRITTSMTINSPAAVIWAMYIVNAEKQGYSREKLGGTLQNDILKEYIAQKEFLFPPEPSLRLVVDTIEFGARHMPRWNTVSISGYHIREAGATAVQELAFTIADGMTYVEAALQRGLKIDEFAPRLSFFFDVHNDFFEEIAKFRAARRIWAKLMRERYGAKNPRSWLLRCHAQTAGVSLTAQQPENNIVRTTIQALAAVLGGTQSLHTNALDEALALPTEKAALIALRTQQIIAHESGVANTVDPLGGSYFIEKLTDETEQAAWEYIRRIEELGGVLACIQNGFFQREIAESAYRYQQEIEQGKRIIVGVNKYVMEEEMKVPTLYIDREGERVHLERLNRVRRERDQAAVRKALDNLRRVAEGRENTMPAIIEAVRAYATLGEIMDVFRSVFGEYTEPTVF; encoded by the coding sequence ATGCTAGACCAGGAATCTGTGGATATTGGTAAGGAACCCCGCCTTGTGCAGGGGACCCTCTTTGATACAGCTGAGCTAGAACGGTTGGCAGCCGAGCAACGGCGCTGGGAAGAGACCACGCTCAAACAGTCGCTTGAGCGCATGCCCGAGCGAGAGCACCTCATGACCACCTCCAGTGTACCCATCAAGCGCGTCTACACCCCGCTAGATGTGGCCCACCTGGATTACATGCGCGATACCGGCCTGCCGGGCGAGTACCCTTTTACCCGCGGTGTACAGCCGACAATGTATCGGGCCAAGCCCTGGACCATGCGGATGTTTGCCGGCTTTGGCACAGCTGAAGATACAAACGCGCGCTTCAAGTATCTCCTGCAGCAGGGACAGACAGGTCTATCAACCGCCTTTGACATGCCCACACTTTACGGCTACGACACTGATCATCCGATGGCAGCCGGTGAGTTTGGCAAATGTGGCGTAGCAGTCTCCTCGTTGGCCGACATGGAAATCCTCTTTAAGGATCTGCCGCTTGATCGCATTACCACCTCCATGACCATCAACAGCCCGGCGGCAGTCATCTGGGCCATGTACATCGTCAACGCCGAGAAGCAGGGGTATTCGCGTGAGAAGCTGGGAGGCACTCTACAGAACGACATCCTCAAAGAATACATCGCTCAGAAAGAGTTTCTCTTTCCTCCCGAGCCTTCCCTTCGGCTCGTCGTCGACACCATCGAATTTGGCGCGCGCCACATGCCGCGCTGGAACACCGTCAGCATCAGTGGCTATCATATCCGCGAAGCAGGCGCCACTGCCGTCCAGGAGCTGGCTTTCACCATTGCCGATGGCATGACCTATGTAGAAGCGGCGCTTCAGCGTGGCCTCAAGATTGACGAATTCGCGCCGCGACTCTCCTTTTTCTTCGATGTCCATAATGACTTCTTCGAGGAGATCGCCAAATTCCGCGCGGCGCGCCGCATTTGGGCGAAACTCATGCGCGAGCGCTACGGAGCCAAAAATCCGCGTTCCTGGCTGCTGCGCTGTCACGCTCAGACGGCGGGGGTCTCCCTCACCGCTCAACAACCGGAGAACAATATCGTACGCACAACCATTCAGGCGCTGGCCGCAGTTCTCGGAGGCACGCAGTCGCTCCACACCAACGCCCTCGACGAAGCGCTGGCGCTTCCCACCGAGAAGGCAGCCCTGATTGCTCTGCGTACCCAGCAGATTATTGCCCACGAGAGTGGGGTCGCCAACACGGTTGACCCGCTGGGAGGCTCCTACTTTATCGAGAAGCTCACCGATGAGACCGAGCAGGCGGCGTGGGAGTATATCAGGCGGATCGAAGAGCTGGGGGGAGTGTTGGCCTGTATCCAGAATGGCTTCTTCCAGCGAGAGATTGCCGAATCAGCCTACCGCTATCAACAAGAGATTGAGCAAGGCAAACGCATCATTGTTGGCGTGAATAAGTACGTCATGGAAGAGGAGATGAAGGTTCCCACGCTCTACATCGATCGTGAGGGGGAGCGCGTCCATCTGGAGCGCTTAAACCGTGTGCGCAGAGAGCGAGATCAAGCGGCAGTCAGGAAAGCTCTCGACAACCTGCGGCGCGTGGCTGAAGGAAGAGAGAACACGATGCCGGCCATTATTGAGGCCGTGAGAGCCTATGCTACTCTGGGCGAGATCATGGATGTCTTCCGCTCGGTCTTTGGTGAGTATACAGAACCGACAGTTTTTTAG
- a CDS encoding 16S rRNA (uracil(1498)-N(3))-methyltransferase, with product MHRFFVSPELVAQTNHSSLYRVMLPAAVAHQVRDVLRLTPGERVVLLDNSGDEIEARIVHTGRSGVEVEVVERRKGRSEGCLRLVLYQGLLKSARFEWILEKGTELGVSAFVPLRCQRSQSGQEALGTTKVQRWQRILQEAAEQCGRSRLPELLSVRSLPQALAELPPDALIVMPWEQERKLSLRTALRTRLRQTRQAGLHGPFTVALFIGPEGGLAPEEVALAREHGALVVSLGPRILRAETAALVAAASILYEYEDGEEQADEALSG from the coding sequence ATGCACCGTTTCTTTGTCTCGCCTGAGTTAGTAGCCCAGACTAACCATTCCTCGTTGTACCGGGTGATGTTGCCCGCAGCAGTAGCTCATCAGGTTCGTGATGTTTTGCGACTCACCCCCGGTGAGCGTGTGGTCCTGCTGGATAACAGTGGTGACGAAATCGAGGCGAGGATTGTTCACACTGGGCGCTCTGGGGTTGAGGTGGAGGTCGTCGAGCGGCGTAAGGGCCGTAGTGAGGGCTGCCTCCGGCTAGTGCTGTATCAGGGACTGCTGAAGTCAGCCCGCTTCGAGTGGATTTTGGAGAAAGGGACAGAGCTGGGTGTCAGCGCTTTTGTCCCGCTCCGCTGCCAGCGATCGCAGAGTGGACAGGAGGCGCTGGGGACGACGAAGGTCCAGCGCTGGCAACGTATTCTCCAGGAAGCGGCGGAACAATGTGGCAGGTCCCGTCTCCCCGAATTGCTCTCCGTACGCAGCCTCCCCCAGGCTTTAGCTGAGCTTCCTCCTGACGCCCTGATCGTGATGCCGTGGGAGCAAGAAAGAAAGCTCAGTCTGCGCACAGCTCTGCGCACTCGGCTGCGACAGACACGCCAGGCTGGGCTACATGGGCCGTTCACTGTGGCCCTCTTTATCGGACCCGAGGGCGGACTGGCCCCCGAGGAAGTGGCTCTGGCTCGTGAGCATGGCGCTCTCGTTGTCTCACTCGGCCCCCGTATCCTCCGGGCGGAAACGGCGGCTCTGGTGGCCGCTGCCAGCATACTTTACGAATACGAGGATGGAGAGGAGCAGGCCGACGAGGCTCTCTCTGGCTAG
- the prmA gene encoding 50S ribosomal protein L11 methyltransferase yields MQWIELTVQAHPEAVESVSELLMRYTHGGVAIEEPIELLDDGQEYRILPGHPVKIHAYLAVDGKEEEAQQRIAEGLWHLASIGAGLVGELETRLIREEDWANAWKESYHVTHIGRRLVICPSWREYRPAEGEVVMTLDPGMAFGTGLHPTTRMCLEELERRVQPGMRVLDLGTGSGILALAAALLGADEVDAYDISDVAVESARENVERNHLSERIRVIHGTLDEESSLALAGRYHLLVVNILAGVICSLAPFMATVLAPGGLLLASGVLQEHRDKVEEALQAAGLCPMATVQTNDWLLFVMRKPA; encoded by the coding sequence ATGCAGTGGATAGAATTAACGGTGCAGGCGCACCCCGAGGCGGTTGAGTCCGTCAGTGAACTCCTCATGCGCTATACGCATGGTGGTGTGGCCATTGAAGAACCGATCGAACTGCTTGATGATGGGCAGGAGTATCGCATTCTCCCTGGCCATCCTGTCAAGATTCATGCCTATCTGGCGGTTGATGGCAAAGAGGAGGAGGCCCAACAGCGGATTGCTGAGGGGCTATGGCATCTTGCCAGCATCGGAGCCGGGCTTGTTGGAGAGCTAGAGACGCGCCTGATCCGCGAAGAGGACTGGGCCAACGCCTGGAAGGAGTCCTATCATGTGACACATATTGGCCGCCGCCTGGTCATCTGCCCTTCGTGGCGCGAGTACAGGCCCGCTGAGGGCGAGGTGGTCATGACGCTCGATCCGGGCATGGCCTTTGGCACTGGTCTCCATCCGACCACCAGAATGTGTCTGGAAGAGCTGGAACGGCGCGTACAGCCGGGTATGCGTGTCCTTGACCTGGGAACTGGTTCGGGCATCCTGGCCCTGGCCGCCGCCCTGTTGGGGGCTGACGAAGTCGACGCCTACGATATTAGCGATGTTGCTGTCGAGAGCGCCCGCGAGAATGTGGAGCGCAACCATCTCAGCGAACGCATTCGGGTGATTCACGGAACACTCGACGAAGAAAGCAGCCTGGCCCTGGCCGGTCGCTATCATTTGCTGGTGGTGAACATTCTGGCTGGCGTGATCTGCTCTCTGGCCCCTTTTATGGCGACCGTCCTGGCTCCTGGTGGCCTGCTGCTAGCCAGCGGGGTACTGCAGGAGCATCGAGATAAGGTTGAGGAGGCGCTCCAGGCAGCCGGGCTTTGTCCAATGGCCACTGTGCAGACCAACGACTGGTTGCTTTTTGTCATGCGCAAGCCAGCCTAA
- a CDS encoding MFS transporter, translated as MKQAEQKSTAGPGQTAMLPEEQITALPAAGRDLFLVSTAHAFIHAITVLMPLVYPLIQEEYHLSYTQIGLVVALPNALGGLLQVVFGLASRYILRKVLLGVGAILGGLSTLLTGTINGFWPLMVWSTAFRLATAPQHPVGSSYLTDRYGQRRHGYALAWHIAGGNIGTLAVPFIAGPLLGLWGWRPLLYVAALPGILIGIAILILLEERGPLDRRSRLRQQTAEIGPQPAHSLALRGSELLQTGKSLLLPLRDRTLLIIMAVSIIAAGGRGLGNVTTYVPLYLQNVRHVDSRLQGLLLTLLLLGSVIGPLLGGRLSDRLGRRPMLYLFYGASALTTLLFIELARPGMPFWLIPPALLLMGLAVYAEAPLLQAYLADSASRDLRDNAFSLYFALAFGVGSAWGGIVGWLIDQFGFQFAFMVMALSYLLAGSLLTLIRQQPMASQR; from the coding sequence ATGAAACAAGCAGAGCAGAAATCGACGGCTGGTCCAGGCCAGACGGCCATGCTACCGGAAGAGCAGATTACTGCTTTGCCTGCCGCAGGCCGCGACCTCTTTCTGGTCAGTACAGCTCATGCCTTTATTCATGCTATTACAGTCTTGATGCCTCTCGTTTACCCCCTCATCCAGGAGGAGTACCATCTCAGCTATACCCAGATTGGCCTGGTAGTCGCTCTTCCCAATGCTCTCGGGGGCCTTCTCCAGGTGGTTTTCGGCCTGGCGAGTCGTTATATCCTGCGCAAGGTGTTGCTTGGCGTCGGCGCTATCCTCGGTGGCCTGAGCACCTTGCTGACAGGGACCATCAACGGCTTCTGGCCCTTGATGGTCTGGAGTACGGCTTTTCGGCTGGCTACCGCTCCTCAACACCCCGTTGGCAGCTCTTATCTGACTGATCGCTACGGCCAGCGCCGGCATGGCTATGCTTTGGCCTGGCATATCGCCGGCGGCAATATCGGCACGCTGGCCGTCCCTTTTATCGCCGGCCCACTGCTCGGGCTTTGGGGCTGGCGTCCTTTGCTCTATGTGGCCGCTTTGCCAGGCATTTTGATTGGCATCGCTATTCTGATTCTGCTTGAGGAGAGGGGACCACTCGACCGGCGTAGCCGCCTCCGGCAGCAGACAGCAGAAATAGGGCCTCAACCTGCTCACAGCCTGGCCTTGCGCGGGAGCGAGCTGCTCCAGACAGGCAAAAGTCTGCTGCTTCCGCTGCGCGACCGTACACTGCTGATTATCATGGCTGTCTCTATTATTGCCGCTGGCGGTCGTGGTCTGGGCAATGTTACGACCTATGTCCCCCTTTATTTACAGAATGTGCGCCATGTTGATAGCCGTCTCCAGGGTCTCCTTTTGACTTTGTTACTGCTCGGAAGCGTCATTGGCCCACTGCTAGGTGGCCGCCTCTCCGACCGCCTGGGGCGCCGCCCGATGCTCTATCTCTTCTATGGAGCCTCGGCTCTAACGACGCTCCTCTTTATTGAGCTGGCTCGCCCCGGTATGCCTTTCTGGCTGATCCCACCGGCTTTGTTGCTGATGGGCCTTGCTGTCTACGCCGAAGCTCCCTTACTCCAGGCTTACCTGGCAGATTCGGCCAGCCGCGATTTGCGCGACAACGCCTTCAGCCTCTATTTCGCGCTGGCCTTTGGCGTTGGCTCCGCCTGGGGTGGCATCGTTGGCTGGCTTATTGATCAGTTTGGCTTCCAGTTTGCCTTTATGGTGATGGCCCTCTCCTATCTCCTGGCAGGAAGCTTGCTGACTTTGATTCGTCAACAGCCAATGGCCAGCCAGCGCTGA
- the recO gene encoding DNA repair protein RecO, with the protein MRQQRSYSTRAIVLRRINLGEADRIVTLLTPTHGKMQAVAKGIRRPTSKLAGHLELLCHSQLQLALGRDLDIVTQAESRESFLDLRMSQWHMTCGFYLAELVDRFLEEHTQQSRVYFLMLEMLRALDADAAHSQKKQSTGQADDSFHTLSQLLLRYFEIHLLSQVGYEPAFRACAHCAAELRPEQNGFSPSLGGALCPRCSRLWTRPLSVKALHVLRVLQRSEWQAVPHWRLNAPLLLEIERVMHDLLRFHLERDLKTWSFLEMLRLERNLDSPSLPTVPNL; encoded by the coding sequence ATGCGACAGCAGCGTAGCTACTCCACAAGAGCAATCGTCCTCAGACGGATCAACCTCGGTGAGGCAGACCGCATTGTAACTCTCCTCACTCCAACTCATGGCAAGATGCAGGCAGTGGCCAAGGGGATACGTCGCCCGACCAGTAAGCTTGCTGGCCATCTAGAACTCCTCTGCCATAGTCAGTTGCAGCTCGCCCTCGGGCGCGACCTGGATATTGTGACGCAGGCAGAGAGCCGCGAGAGCTTCCTTGATCTGCGCATGAGCCAATGGCACATGACCTGCGGCTTCTATCTGGCTGAGCTGGTGGACCGTTTTCTGGAGGAGCATACGCAGCAGAGTCGGGTCTACTTCCTTATGCTAGAGATGCTGCGTGCGCTCGATGCCGATGCCGCCCACTCTCAGAAGAAGCAGTCAACTGGTCAGGCAGATGATTCCTTCCACACACTTTCGCAATTGCTGCTGCGCTACTTCGAGATCCATCTTTTAAGTCAGGTTGGCTACGAGCCGGCCTTCCGCGCTTGCGCTCATTGTGCTGCCGAATTGCGTCCCGAACAAAATGGCTTCTCTCCTTCCCTGGGCGGCGCCCTTTGTCCTCGCTGCTCGCGCCTCTGGACTCGTCCCCTCTCTGTGAAGGCGCTGCACGTGCTGCGCGTCCTGCAGCGTAGTGAGTGGCAGGCTGTTCCTCATTGGCGTCTCAATGCTCCGCTGCTGCTAGAGATCGAGCGTGTGATGCATGATCTCCTCCGATTTCATCTGGAACGCGACTTGAAAACCTGGAGTTTTCTTGAAATGCTGCGCCTGGAACGAAATCTTGATAGTCCCTCCCTTCCCACCGTCCCAAATCTGTGA